The following nucleotide sequence is from Azoarcus sp. CIB.
GACGAGCCGCTGTTCCCCGAAACGATCAGCGGATGAAGTCGCGGTTCACTCCGCGGAAGAGCTCGGTACCGCCTCGGCGCAGCCACTCGAAGGCGACCATTTCCCGCGACACGATCTCGATGCCGTGACCGCGCATGCGCGCGAACGCCAGGTCCCGATCGCTCGATCGCCGCGAGCCGGCGGCGTCCGCCACCACAAAGACGTCGCGGCCGGCCCAGCGCAGCCCCAACGCGGTCTGCTGGACGCACACATGAGCCTCCGTTCCGCACACGACGACCTGCCGCCGGTCGTCGATGGCCGTGCCCCTGAGGCATCCGTCCGCCTCGGCCGAGAAATGCTCCTTGGTGACGAACTGCGCCCCGGCAGCGACGGC
It contains:
- a CDS encoding isochorismatase family protein, translated to MLMNCEKSVLLIVDVQERLAPAIDEGEAIVRNCVWLAGVAARMGVPMVVTEHFPDKIGGTVAEVKAAAVAAGAQFVTKEHFSAEADGCLRGTAIDDRRQVVVCGTEAHVCVQQTALGLRWAGRDVFVVADAAGSRRSSDRDLAFARMRGHGIEIVSREMVAFEWLRRGGTELFRGVNRDFIR